The window GACGGAGATCGTCTGACCGGCGAGGCTGATCAGCACGCCGAGCGTGATCAGCGGCACGACCGTTTTCACCTGCCCGAAGAGCAGCCCGAACATCACCACCGCCAATGCCGAGACGACGATCAGCCATTTGCGCTGGACTTTGTCGGCATAAAGCATGGCCAAGAGCGGACCGACAGGCAGTGCGATCGCGATGGCAGACGAATAGAGCAGGCTCTTGGACACCGTGATGCCCTGACCGATCAGGAGTGTCGGCACCCAGTTGGCGAAGCCGTAATAGCCGATCGCCTGGCAGAAGTTGAAGACCACCAACATGATGAGCCGCGATCGATAAGGCGGCTGCCACAGCTCTGCCAGCGACGCGCGGCGATGCGGCGGCAACGCCACGGCCGGCAATGGCGGCGGCAGCGCTTGACCGAGCTGCTGCTCGGCGCGGGCTTCCATCGTCTGCACGACGCGCTCGCCTTGCTCGACACGACCGTGCATCGCAAGCCATCTCGGGCTTTCCGGCACCGCACGGCGAATGAACCAGACCAGCACCGCGCCGGCCGAGCCCGCCAGCACGACGCAGCGCCAGCCGTCGATGCCGAAGAGCGTGGTGGGAACGAGCCAATACGAAAGAATCGCGGCAACCGGCGCCGCAGCGAACATCACCATCTGGTTGAACGCCATTGCGCGGCCGCGCATGTGTTGCGGCACGAGCTCGGTGACGTAGCTGTCGATCGTCACGATTTCGATGCCGACTCCGATGCCGGTGATGAAGCGCCACAGCACGAGGCCCTCGGGCGTGTGCTGGAACGCCATGATCGCCGAGCCCACGGAATACCAGATGAGCGAGAACGTGAAGACTGTGCGGCGTCCGTAGCGGTCCGGCAGCCAGCCGAAGCAAAAGGTGCCGGCGAACAAGCCGGCGAAGGTCGCCGCGATGAAGCCGGCGATGCCCTGCAAGCCGAAAAACGCCGAGGTGGTGGTCCTCAGCATGCCGCTCTTGGCCATGCCCGGCGCGATATAGCCGGTGAAGATCAAGTCGTAGACCTCGAAAAAGCCGCCGAGCGAGATCAGTAGCACGAGCAGCCACAGATAGCGCGTGGCGGGAATGCGATCCATGCGCGCGGAGAGTGCCGCTGCCGCGCGAGCGAAGGGCGGGACCGGGCTTGAGGCAAAGGGGGAGGTGTCCGCGGTGGCGGTACGCTGCATGACTGTCTCCTATCTCATGCAATGCTGTCGATGGTTTCGTAGGCAAGTGTTATTGAGGATGCCTGACGGATGGGAATTCGCGAGGGGCCATGCGGCGATCATGGCCCTGGGTGATCAATCAAGCGTCATGGCGCTTGAGGCGTCCCAGTACTTCGTCCGTGTGCTCGCCGGCTCGTGCCAACGGCTGGCGCACACCGGGGCGGCGTCCGTCCATCAGCAAAGGCAGGAGCACGACTTCGGTCATGCCGCCGTCGTCGGTTTGCATCGGCGCGAGCCCGCCGCTGGCCTTCAAATGCGGGTCCTCGAAAAGCTGGTCGGGGCGCACGATCGGCGCGTAGGGAATACCGGCGGCTTCGAGCTTCAGCGCGAGCTCGTCGGCGCGATGGTCTTTCAGGATCTCGCCAAGGCGCGCGAGCAATTCAGGGCGTACCGCCACGCGCAGCGCGTTGCTCGTGAATTGCGGCTCGGCTGCGAGGTCCGGCCGCTTCAGCACGTTGCACAGCGTGACGAACTGCTTGTCGCTGACGGCGCCGATGAACAGCTGCTCGCCGCCCGCCAGCGTGAACACGTCGTACACGCTCCATGCCGAGACGCGCGCGGGCATCGGCGGCGGCGCTTCGTGCGTCATCGCGTACTGCTGCATGTGCTGCGCGGACAGGAACACGCAGTTCTCGAACAGCGCGCTTTGCACTTCCTGGCCGCGCCCGGTGGCATCGCGTTCGCGCAGCGCGGCGAGCACGCCGATCGCGCCGAACATGCCGCCCATGATGTCGTTGACCGACGTGCCTGCGCGGAGCGGCCGTCCCACCGGCCCCGTCATGTATGACAAGCCGCCCATCATCTGCACGACTTCGTCGAGCGCGAGGCGATGCTCGTAGGGGCCGGGCAGAAAGCCCTTGTGCGAGACGTAGATGAGCCGCGGATAGCGCTTCGAAAGCGTCTCGTAGTCGAGCCCGAGCTTCGTCATCAAGCCCGGCCGGAAATTTTCGAGCATCACGTCGCATTGGCCGATCAAGTCGACCGCGGTCGCATGTCCTTCCGGCGTGTCGATGTCGAGCACGACGCTCTTCTTGTTGCGGTTGAAGGTCCGGAAAAAACCGATGCCGAGACCGGGCAGGTTGCGGGTCTTGTCGCCGCCGGGCGGCTCGATCTTGATCACTTCGGCGCCGAGATCGGCGAGGATCATGCCGCACGTCGGGCCCATGACCATGTGAGTGAATTCGATGACGCGAACGCCTTCGAGTGGAAGCCGGGTGGGGGTGTTCATACGGAACCTCAAAGGGTGAGCGTGCGGATCGATCGGGCCGGGAAGGTCTTGGGCAGGCCGGCGAGCCACAGGGTGCCGTGCAGCGTCTCGTTCACGAGCCACTGCGCGACCTTGGCGCGCAGTGCGAGCAGCCGCTCGATATCGATGCCGGTCTCGATGCCCATGTCGGCCAGCATGAAGGCGAGGTCTTCGCTCGACGCGTTGCCGCTCGCGCCCGGCGCATGCGGACAGCCGCCGATGCCCGCGAGCGTCGCGTCGAAGCGCGCGATGCCGGTGCCGAGCGCGGCGTAGACATTGGCGAGCGCGAGGCCGCGCGTGTCGTGGAAGTGGCCGCACCAGAGCCTGTCGCCCGCGATGCGGCGCGCCTTCTCGAACAAGTCGCGCACGGCGGCGGGATTCGCGTAGCCGACCGTATCGGCGAGGCTCACGCGATCGGCGCCTGCGTCGAGCAGGGCCTGCATGCAGCGCAGCACTTCGCGTGGCTCGACCGCGCCTTGGATCGTGCAGCCGAACGCGGTGCCGATCCCGCCTTCGATCAAGGTCTTCGAGCCGGCGGCATCGCGCGCGGCGCGGATGCGCGCCACTTCGGCCACGACTTCGTCCGGTGTCTTGCGCAGATTCGCGAGGCTATGGGCGCGGCTAGCCGACAGCGGCACGAGCAAGACATCCGCCTGCGATTCGATCGCGCGTTCGGCGCCTTTCAGATTCGGCACGAGTACCGAGACGACGAGGCCGGGCAGGGTCTTCGCGTAGGCGACGAGTTCCGCCGTATCGGCCAGCTGCGGCAAGAGCCGGGCAGGCACGAACGAGCCGACCTCGATTTCGCGCTGGCCGGCGGCATAGGCGTCGGCGATCCATTCGATTTTTTGCGGCGTCGGGAGAATTGTCTCGATGCTTTGCAGGCCGTCGCGCAAGCCGACTTCGCGGATCACGACGCTGGCGGGGAAGAGGGGCATGGGGTTGTCTCGCGGTTATCCGCCAGTCGTGTCTCCGCTGGCGCTGTGCTAACTTTAGGCATTCCGTCCGGTACATAAAGAGGTATTTCGGAACGGTTGCCATTCCGAATAGGAAACTCACACGCGCCGAAGGCCCCAAGTAAGCGCTGAAGCGCTAACTTGGATCAACTCCGGCATGAGACCAGAGTAAGGCGCTAAAGCGCCAACTCTGGTCGACAGGAGGCATCGATGCGCGACATCCATCTGAAAACACTGCGGCTGCTGGTGTCGGTCTGCGAGCACCGGAACATGGCGCGCGCAGCCGCGGAGGAGCACATCGAGCCGTCCGCGATCAGCAAGCGCATCGCGCAATTGGAGCACGACCTCGGCGTGCCGCTTCTCGTTCGCACGCGCCGCGGCGTGCAGCCGACGCCGGCCGGCGTCGCGCTCGTCGAGCACGCCAAGAGCGTGCTGTTCACGATGGACCGCATCGCAAGCGACGTCGCCGCGTACGGCAGCGGGCTCAGGGGCAGCGTGAGCGTGTGCGCGTCGGCATCGGCGATCGCGGAAGCGCTGTTGGACGACATCGCGTCGTTCATGCGGATGCCCGCGCACGAGAATATCCGCGTGAACGTCGAGGAACGGCTGTCGCTCGATCTCGTGCGCCGCTTGCGCGAAGGGGCGGCCTCGATCGGCGTGTGCTGGGACAACGCCGATATCGAAGGGCTGCAGTCGCGCCCGTACCGGCAGGATCGCTTGGCGCTCGCGGTCCATCCTGACCATCCGCTTGCGAGCCGCAAGTCGCTCACCTTCGAGCAGACGCTCGATCACGAGCACGTCGGGCTGCCGCCCGCCACCGCGGTCCACACGATGCTGCAGCACGCGGCCGCGCGGAACGGGCGCACGGTGAGCTATCGCGCGATCGTGTCGAACTTCGACGCCGCATTTCGCGTGGTCGCCGCGAATCTGGGCATCAGCGTGGTGCCGGCCGTTGTCGGCGAGACGTACAAGCGCCTGCTCAACGTCAAAGTGATTCCGCTCACGGACCGTTGGGCGGCGCGGCGCTTCATCGTCTGCTTCAAAGACTTCGATGCGCTGCAGCCGGCGGCGCAGCGCATGGTCAATCATCTCGCCGAATGCGCGAAAGAGGCCGCGAATATCGAATAAGCGCCTACGCGCGAAGTGATATCTCACGGCGCCTTCATCACGGCATTCACCCGCCTGGCTCATGACCCGTCAACTTTGCGAGGTAGTGGATCGAGCATCGCGTGACTAGCATGGATTGGGGTTCCGTGCGGGACCCCACGACCACTGACAGGAGACCAGGAATGGCTATTCTCAGTTTCAACGGACGGGTCAACATCGCGGTGCGCATCGTCACGGAGAAGTTTCCGCAAGCGAAGCTCTACGAGGCGGACGGCGTGGCGCTAGGAGGACCGACCACGCATCCCGCCGAGATCAATCAGATGCGTGTCGTCTTTCAGAACGTGCACAACACGACGGTCATCATCAAAGAGACCGGCTATGGCGAATTCGGGCCGCCGGTGCTGTATCCGGAGCCGTGGCTCGAAGATGTCGTGATTCCGTGGCCGATCGAAATGGATCTCGACAAGGCCAATCAGCTCAAAGAAGCGGCCGGCTTCAAGGGGCCGTATAACACCGTGACGCTGCGCAATCCGCTCGGGCCGGTGCGTCAGAATCCGCTGTTCATCTTCGGGCTTAGCGGCTCGGGGCAATACATCTTCGTCGACACCATCACCGGCAAGGTGACTTCCGGAAGCTGAGCCGGCACAGGCGAATCGGCGCCTTGTTTCTGCCTTCGCGTCAGCCGGGGGCAGGATCGAGTTCTTCCGGTCAGCGCCATGATCGCCGCCGAGTGCGCGCGATCATGGTGCGCTGCGTCATCGAAGTGCATCCGCTGCACACTCCGCGCACCGCCCACGTCTTTTTAGCCCCCGCTGTTTAGCCCGTTCTTGCCGCCGTCGCTCGCCCAGCCTAAGCGCACGCGTGATGGCACGGCTATTGCGTAAGGTCACCGCAAGGCCAACGGCGGCCTTGAAACATTCACACATTCGTCCACCGCTCTCGCGAGCGGCTACGGGGCAACGGCGTCCCGAAGCGACTTTCACGCTGATCGCACAACCGATCCGCGCGGCATCGCTTCGGGACGTTTTTTTTTGCGCCGTCGACGGGGTGCCGCGCACTCCGCTCGACGGTCCCGAATCATCCGCTAAGCACATCACGCCATGAAAGGACGAACCCCTATCAACCACGACGCCGTTTCCGGAGAAGTGATCGGCGAGCTCATCAACCTATCGGGCCGGCAGCGGATGCTTTCGCAGCGCATCGTGCTGCACGTGCTGCTCGCATCGCGCGGGGACAGCGCGGCGCTCGATGTCGTCAAGACCTGCCTAGCGACGTTTGCGGCGACGCACACCGATCTGGTGAGCGGCAACGCGCGCTTGCCGGGCGTGTTTTCAGACGCGCTGAAACAGCTCTATTTCGGCACGGCGTGCGCCGACGACCTGATCCGCCGGTTCATCGCCCGCACCGCCGATGCGATCGCGAGCCTCGAATCGGGCGCCGCCGCAAGCGATGAACAGGTCGACGCGCTTGTGATGCAGGCCACGCCGCTGCTCGAACTGCTGCAGCAAATCACGCTCGCGTACCAGAAGGAAATGCACGGTATCGAAACGGCGGCGAAGAAGCGCCAGGCCGAGATCGCCGAGCAGTTGGGCAGCATCTCGATGCAAGCCAACATCGTTGCGCTCAACGCACGGATCGCGGCGGCGCGCGCGGGCCAGTTCGGACGCGAGTTCGCCGTGATCACGACGGTGCTCGCCGACATCATCAAGGAGATGGATCAACTGATCCATAGCGTGGTCGATACGCGCGAATCCCGTGATACCCGGCAAGCCCCCGGCATTCCCACCCAACGCAACACCGTCCCGCAAAGCCGGCAAGCCAATGCCGGCCGCGCGTATCAATAGCCTTCGCCACTGTGTGAGAGACCGATGACAAACCTGTTGAATTCGCTCAAGAGCGGTAACTGGCGTGCGTTGCTTGCATGCTTTCTGTACTTCGATACCGGTTTCACCGTGTGGGTGATGTTCGGGCCGCTCGCGCCGTTCATCCACAAGGACATTGCGATGACGCCGGCCGAGCAGGGCTTTCTCGTCGCCGTTCCGGTGCTCGGCGCGGCCATTCTGCGCGTGACGCTCGGCAATCTGTATCAGGCTTACGACGGTCGGCGCGTGGCGCTGTTCGGCGTATTGCTCTCGGCCGTGCCTTCGGTCGTGCTGCTGTTGTTGCCGGCTGCGCCGTCGTATACGTTGCTGCTCGTGCTGGGCGTGTTCCTCGGTGTCGGCGGCGCCAGCTTCGCGGTCGCGCTGCCGATGGCCGGCAGCAACTATCCGCCCAAGGTTCAGGGGCTCGTGCTCGGGCTCGCGGCAGCGGGGAACATCGGCGCGGTGCTCGACGGTTTCATGTTCCCGGGTCTCGCCGATCAATTCGGCTGGGCGAAAGCGGCGGGCGCGTCGCTGCCGCTGCTCGCACTCGCGGCGACGGCGCTGTTTTTCTGGGCGAAGGATCTCGGCGTCAAATCGGGCAACGCGCCACGTGCGCTAGGCAGTTTCTGCGTGACGTTGGCAGGGCTCGTCGCGCTCGTGCTCGCCGTGCATGCGGGCGTGTTCGGCGCGGGCAAGACCGGTGTGCTGCTGCTGCCGGTGCTCGGTGCGCTGCTCGCGATCGCCGTGTTGCCGCAGCGCTATCGCAGCGTGCTCGTCGAAGGGGATACCTGGGTTGTGATGCTCGTGTACAGCATCACGTTTGGCGGCTTTGTCGGGATGTCGTCGTATGTGACGACGCTTTTGATCTCGCTCTATCAGCTGCCGAAGCTCGAAGCGGGGCTCTTCATGTCCCTGCTGGCGTTCATCGGTGCGTTGGTGCGGCCGATCGGCGGCCTCATCGCCGACCGCATCTCCGGCGTGCGTGCGCTCGTGCTGCTGCTGGCCGGTATCTCCGCGTGCGACTTCGCGTTCGCCGCTTGGATGCCCCCGCTGCCCGCCGGGATCGCGCTGCTTGTCGTCACGTATCTGCTGTTCGGTCTCGGCAATGGCGCGACGTTCCAGCTCGTACCGCAGCGCTGGGCCGGCAAGACGGGCTTGATGTCGGGCATCGTCGGTGCGGCGGGCGGCATCGGCGGGTTTTATCTGCCGGTGATCATGGGCATCGCGAAGGAAAGCACGGGCAGCTATCAGATGGGGTTTGCGACGTTCGGCGGATTGTCGGCGGTGGCGTTCGCTCTGGTTGTCGTGCATCGCACGCGCTGGCTCGAATGGGCGTTGCCGAAGGAAAGTCTCGCGGTCGTGGAAGCGCCGAATGCCATACCAGCCGCCGCATTGCGAGTGGATAGCGAGGCGTAGTGGAAAGTGCGGGGCAGGGCGGGCGGGCCGTGCGACGGCCTTGCCCGCCGAGCGCTACACTGGCTTCTTTATCGTCGAGAAGCACCCATGGTCACGATTCGAGAAGCGGCCTTTCCGGAACACGTCGAGGCAGTGCGCGCCATTTTCCGCGAATACGCCGAGAGCTTGGGCATCGACCTCCGCTTTCAGAACTTCGAAGAAGAGCTAGCGAACCTGCCGGGCAAATATTCTGCGCCAGACGGCCGGCTGCTGCTCGCGTGCGAGCAAGGACGTGAAATCGGGTGCGTGGCGATGCGTCCCATCGACTCGGCGACGTGCGAGATGAAGCGCCTTTATGTGCGTCCGCAGGGGAGAGGGCGCGGGCTTGGAAGGCGTCTTGCGGAATCGATCTGCGAGATTGCCAATGAATCGGGATATCGACGCATCAGACTGGACACCTTGCCAACGATGACAGAAGCGCAAGCGCTATACGCTGCGATGGGATTCCGACCGATACCGAGCTATGTGTTCAATCCCATATCAGGCACCCAGTACTTGGAATTGGATCTGGTGGCGTGGCGATCGAACCGAACGTAGAGGGCTCGCGGCAAGCAGGATCGCACACGATCAAGCCACCAGGATCCCCAAGTCGTTCGCAAGCAGCGCCGCCTGCGCGTAGGAAATCGTCGCGCGCTTGAAAATCGGCGCAGTCCGGATTTTGAGCGTGCCGAGTTCCACTTCGCGTAGATCGGCTCCATCGAATCTCGCGTCCACCAAGTGCGCTTCGCGCAGGCTCCCGCCTTCGAAAACCACCTCGCGGAAATCGCAACCGCTCAAATCCGCGCCCGAGAAATCGAGCTTCACGAGCCGCTGCTTCCGGAACGAAAAGCCCCGCATATCGGCGCCGACCAAGAGCGAATCGGAGAACTCGAGGCCCAACGCGGATATCCCGGTAAACACGGCCCCTGTCAGCTTCACCCCTTCGAACATCGACGACGCCAGCTTCGCGCGCGCCCACGACGAGTTGTTGAAATCGGAATCTTTGAACCGTGCGTCGGTGAGGTGCGCGGCGCCGAAGTCGATGCTGCGGGCCTTGCAGCCCAGCCAGCGGGTGTTGTCGAGCTTGGCTCGCCGAAAGGACGTTTCCGCCGCCGAGCATCGCAAGAACGTGCAATCGCGCAAGGTCAGGTCGGACAAATCCTCGCCGTCGAAAACGCAGCCCTCGAATTCGATCGGAGCGGGGCTCTCGTCGAGCAATGCAACGAGGTCGGCGCGGTTCAAAGTTTGATCGGTGATAGGCATAGGGTCGGTTCGTGAGCGAGAAAACAAAAACATGATGCTTCGCGTTTGCGGTCCGGAAGAGGCGAAATTATAATCCGAAACATTCCATCCGGATGGTTTGATCCATGACAAACGCTCACCGCCGACAAAAGCAGCCCGAGCTTGTGCGTAAGGAACTGCTCGCCGTCACGCTGCAAATCCTCGTCGACGAAGGCCCCCATGCTGTCACGCTCGACGCGGTCTCCAGGCGGGCCGGCGTCACCAAAGGCGGGCTGCAGCATCACTTTCGCAGCAAGCAAGCGTTGCTCGACGCGCTCTGCGATCAGGTTCTCGACGACTTCCAGACCCGCTATGAGCTGGCGCTGCTTGCCGAGCCCGATACGCCCGGCAAGCACGCGCGCGCTTACGTGCGGCTCGGCTTCGACAGCGGCAACGATCCGGAGCAAGTTCGCATGCAGCGTGCGATCGCGTCGCTCGCGCTGACTTGGCCGCCATGCCGCGAGCGCTGGAGCGAATTCGTCCAAGCCGCGATCAAGGCGGACGGGCCGGGCAAGGACGCCGCAAACCGTCTGCTGCTTTGCCGGCTGGCGTCGGACGGGTTCTGGTATTCGCAGATGCTCGATACCTACGCGATCGGCAAGACTCGCAAGAAAGCGCTGTTGAACGCGCTATTGGCTCTTTGCGAATAGTGACGCAGCGCCGCGAGCGAGCCGCGTTGCGCTTAGAATCGAGCTATCGATCCAACCGCTGGCGGAGCAACAGATGCGCATTCTGGTCATCGAAGACGAGCCGAAGACAGGGGCCTACCTCAAGAAAGGTCTGGAAGAATCGGGCTATCACGTCGATGTGGCGACCGACGGCGCCGAAGGCCTGATCCTCGCGCAGGAGGAGAATTACGACGTCATCGTCCTCGACGTCATGCTGCCCACGATGGACGGCTGGGCAGTGCTCAAGACGTTGCGCGCGACCCGCACGACTCCGGTGCTGTTCCTGACCGCCCGCGACGACGTGGCCGACCGCGTGCACGGCCTCGAACTCGGCGCCGACGATTACCTTGTCAAGCCGTTTGCCTTCGTCGAACTGCTCGCCCGGGTACGCACGCTTGCGCGCCGCGGACCGCCGAGAGAAAGCGAGCTGCTCAAAGTGGGGGATCTCGAGATCGACGTCAACCGGCGGCGCGTGCGGCGCGGCTCGACGCGCATCGATCTCACGCCGCGCGAATTCGCGTTGCTGCAACTGCTCGTGCGCCGTCAAGGCGAGGTGCTGAGCCGCACGCAGATCGCGTCCTACGTCTGGGACATGAATTTCGACAGCGACACCAATGTGGTCGAAGTGGCGATCCGCCGCTTGCGCGCGAAGATCGACGACGATTATCCGGTCAAGCTGATTCAGACGGTGCGAGGCGTTGGCTACGTGATCGAAGCCAAAGAGGCCGATTGATGGCGTCGCGCTCGCTGACCGCCACGCTCGCACTGGCCTTCGCCGGCACGACGCTGGCCGTGTTCGCGCTCGTGGGCAGCGTGCTATACTTCGCGCTGGACCGTGAGGTCAAGCAGCAGGACGATCTCGACATCGTGCTGATCTCGCGCCATACGCGGCGCCTCGCAGAAGAGCTCGGCACGCTCGACGATTTGCGCGATCACGCTGATCGCCTGACGAGCCAGGTGCTCGGCAACACGGCACTCTCGATGCAGATACGCGACGCCGACCGGCGCGTGCTCGTCGATCACAACACCGAGAGCATCGCCGATCCTTCGACGCCTTCGCCCGCGCTGTCGCGGCGCGTCGGCGCCACGCAGCGGATCACGGAAAGCGACATCCTAGAGTGGCACACGTCCCAGGGCGTGCCGGTGCGCGGCCTCGCCACCGACGCCGTGCTGCGCGACGGCACGCCGGTCACGCTGATCATCGCGCGCAACATGACCGACCGCTGGCTGCTGCTCGACTACTATCGCGACCGGCTCTACTGGGTGGGATTCGCCGGCGTGCTGCTCGCGTTCCTGATGAGCTGGATGCTCGTGCGCGAATCGTTGCGGCCGCTGCGCGAGATCGCGAGAAAGGCGGGGACCGTGACTGTCGATCGGCTCAGCACACGCATCGAAGCCGACGACGTGCCGAGCGAGCTCGAGGCGCTGGTCGCCTCGCTGAACCGGATGCTCAACCGGTTGCATGACGGTTTTCAGCGCCTCTCGCAATACACGGCGGATCTCGCGCACGATATGCGCACGCCGCTCGGCAACCTGCGCGGCGCGACGGAAGTCGTGCTCGCGCGGCCGCGCTCCGTCGATGAATATCAGGCGGCGCTCGCGTCGAACCTCGAAGAGTGCGACCGCATTTCGCGCATGATCGAGAGCGTGCTGTTTCTCGCGCGGGCGGAGCATCCGCAGTTTGCGGCGCGGCTCGGCGAGCTCGATGTGGCGAAGGAGCTGGCGCATATCGCCGACTACTTCGAAGGGCTTGCCGACGACGCCGGCGTGCAGTTGCGCGTGACGGGCGGCGCGCGGCTTCGCGCCGATGCGGAGCTGTTCCGGCGCGCGGTCAGCAATTTGCTCGCGAATGCGCTGCGTTATACGCCGCGCGGCGGCGACATCACGCTGGTGGTCGAAGAGGCGCCGGATGCCGTGCGCGTGACGGTCGCCAATCAAGGCACGCCGATCCCGCCTGAGTTGCTGGAGCGCATTTTCGACCGCTTCTATCGCGTCGATCCGTCGCGCAAGCTCGAGGCGAATTCGGCTGGGTCGACGGGGCTCGGGCTTGCGATCGTGCGGACCATCATGGAGCTGCATTGCGGCCGTGCGCATGCCGAGAGCGATGCGGTAAGCACGCGGTTCATTCTGACGTTTCCGCGCTAGCTGCCCCGAAACTTCCTTAGCCGGAGCGACCTGCAATCGACACGAGCAGATTGTCAATTAATTTAACAATCATCAGTTGTCCGATTGAAGTTTGGTATAGTCGAAGCTTGATAGATGGAAGCGAATATTTGATGCGTTTCGCATAACTTATTGATGATGTCGCGCGTTCAGGCAATCGGCATTCATCAAACCATCGTTTGTTGGAATCAACAATCATCGCTAGGAGCTTTGGCTATGCCACGCATTGCAGAAGAAAAAGACGTTCAGCCCGATTCCGTTACCAAATTGAAGCATTTGTTTGCGACCATCGGGGCGCTGACAGAGTATGGCGGCCGCATCACGAAAGCGACAAGTGGCTTGACGGTTGCAGGCCTCACCGTTGCGCGCGTTGGTGACGTGGTGACCTATGAAGATGGCAGCGAAGCCGCCATTACTGACGGGGCGGGCGAATACGCTGTCGATAACGGCAAGTCCATCGCTCTGGTCGGGAGTGGTCTCAGCAACGGCGATCGAATCGTGGAGACTCTTCAGAATTCCTGGGGGATCGATGTATCTGACGCCACGGGCGTCAAAGGGCTTTTCGATCCGGCATATTTGCCGCCGCCGGCGCCGCCGCGCTACCGGTTGGCGGTACGCGGCGCGACTACCGCGCGCGGGGGCGTCTTGCGCGAGCCGTCGGGCACATGGGAGGTAAGCGTTGCCTTGGGTAAGGCGGCTGTCATCGGTGACCTGATTCACTACCCGGACGGCACAACCGCCCGGATCGTAAGTGGACTGGGTCTGGCTGACAATCATGATTACGTCCCGAAGGCGTTCGTCGGTAGTGAACTGGACAACGGCGACACCATCACCGATAGCCCCGAGCGGGACGGCACGGCCTCATCCACCGTGTTCGTTGTCGTGAAGCGTTCGACCGTGAGCGACTGATGCGGAGGAACGTATGATTCGCTATTTCCTCGCGCGGGGCGACCGCGCCGGAAGCGCGGTGATTACCGAAGGTCTCGACAGTGTGACCTGTTCGAACCCGCCTCCAAGGGTGAATATCGCCACGCTTTGCATGAAAACCTATTGCACAGCCTGCAGGCAAGAGGGGTTCATCGCGCCGAAAGGGCCGCGCTGGCCCGGCACGGGACCAAACGGCATGCCCTGGGCACTGAGCGGTGATATCAACGTCTGCCGATGCAATCCGCCCCCGATCTTCTATGCCGAGCGTGGCATGTCGATGACGTTTACTGCCGAGGAGGCAGCTGCACTGGTCGCTCCTTACGCCAGTTCACGGCGGCCGGCGACAGAGGACGCAGACGAGGATCTCGAGCATTATTTCGAGATTGTCGACGCAAAAACCGAGGCTCCTATCGAAGGGAT is drawn from Trinickia violacea and contains these coding sequences:
- a CDS encoding MFS transporter encodes the protein MQRTATADTSPFASSPVPPFARAAAALSARMDRIPATRYLWLLVLLISLGGFFEVYDLIFTGYIAPGMAKSGMLRTTTSAFFGLQGIAGFIAATFAGLFAGTFCFGWLPDRYGRRTVFTFSLIWYSVGSAIMAFQHTPEGLVLWRFITGIGVGIEIVTIDSYVTELVPQHMRGRAMAFNQMVMFAAAPVAAILSYWLVPTTLFGIDGWRCVVLAGSAGAVLVWFIRRAVPESPRWLAMHGRVEQGERVVQTMEARAEQQLGQALPPPLPAVALPPHRRASLAELWQPPYRSRLIMLVVFNFCQAIGYYGFANWVPTLLIGQGITVSKSLLYSSAIAIALPVGPLLAMLYADKVQRKWLIVVSALAVVMFGLLFGQVKTVVPLITLGVLISLAGQTISVCYHAYQAELFPTAIRCRANGIVYSASRVGAMMSGFVIASLLRDFGVTGVFTGITVCMLAVVVAIGGFGPKTNGVRLEELCR
- a CDS encoding CaiB/BaiF CoA transferase family protein; the protein is MNTPTRLPLEGVRVIEFTHMVMGPTCGMILADLGAEVIKIEPPGGDKTRNLPGLGIGFFRTFNRNKKSVVLDIDTPEGHATAVDLIGQCDVMLENFRPGLMTKLGLDYETLSKRYPRLIYVSHKGFLPGPYEHRLALDEVVQMMGGLSYMTGPVGRPLRAGTSVNDIMGGMFGAIGVLAALRERDATGRGQEVQSALFENCVFLSAQHMQQYAMTHEAPPPMPARVSAWSVYDVFTLAGGEQLFIGAVSDKQFVTLCNVLKRPDLAAEPQFTSNALRVAVRPELLARLGEILKDHRADELALKLEAAGIPYAPIVRPDQLFEDPHLKASGGLAPMQTDDGGMTEVVLLPLLMDGRRPGVRQPLARAGEHTDEVLGRLKRHDA
- a CDS encoding hydroxymethylglutaryl-CoA lyase, with the translated sequence MPLFPASVVIREVGLRDGLQSIETILPTPQKIEWIADAYAAGQREIEVGSFVPARLLPQLADTAELVAYAKTLPGLVVSVLVPNLKGAERAIESQADVLLVPLSASRAHSLANLRKTPDEVVAEVARIRAARDAAGSKTLIEGGIGTAFGCTIQGAVEPREVLRCMQALLDAGADRVSLADTVGYANPAAVRDLFEKARRIAGDRLWCGHFHDTRGLALANVYAALGTGIARFDATLAGIGGCPHAPGASGNASSEDLAFMLADMGIETGIDIERLLALRAKVAQWLVNETLHGTLWLAGLPKTFPARSIRTLTL
- a CDS encoding LysR family transcriptional regulator translates to MRDIHLKTLRLLVSVCEHRNMARAAAEEHIEPSAISKRIAQLEHDLGVPLLVRTRRGVQPTPAGVALVEHAKSVLFTMDRIASDVAAYGSGLRGSVSVCASASAIAEALLDDIASFMRMPAHENIRVNVEERLSLDLVRRLREGAASIGVCWDNADIEGLQSRPYRQDRLALAVHPDHPLASRKSLTFEQTLDHEHVGLPPATAVHTMLQHAAARNGRTVSYRAIVSNFDAAFRVVAANLGISVVPAVVGETYKRLLNVKVIPLTDRWAARRFIVCFKDFDALQPAAQRMVNHLAECAKEAANIE
- a CDS encoding type IV pili methyl-accepting chemotaxis transducer N-terminal domain-containing protein, coding for MKGRTPINHDAVSGEVIGELINLSGRQRMLSQRIVLHVLLASRGDSAALDVVKTCLATFAATHTDLVSGNARLPGVFSDALKQLYFGTACADDLIRRFIARTADAIASLESGAAASDEQVDALVMQATPLLELLQQITLAYQKEMHGIETAAKKRQAEIAEQLGSISMQANIVALNARIAAARAGQFGREFAVITTVLADIIKEMDQLIHSVVDTRESRDTRQAPGIPTQRNTVPQSRQANAGRAYQ
- a CDS encoding MFS transporter is translated as MTNLLNSLKSGNWRALLACFLYFDTGFTVWVMFGPLAPFIHKDIAMTPAEQGFLVAVPVLGAAILRVTLGNLYQAYDGRRVALFGVLLSAVPSVVLLLLPAAPSYTLLLVLGVFLGVGGASFAVALPMAGSNYPPKVQGLVLGLAAAGNIGAVLDGFMFPGLADQFGWAKAAGASLPLLALAATALFFWAKDLGVKSGNAPRALGSFCVTLAGLVALVLAVHAGVFGAGKTGVLLLPVLGALLAIAVLPQRYRSVLVEGDTWVVMLVYSITFGGFVGMSSYVTTLLISLYQLPKLEAGLFMSLLAFIGALVRPIGGLIADRISGVRALVLLLAGISACDFAFAAWMPPLPAGIALLVVTYLLFGLGNGATFQLVPQRWAGKTGLMSGIVGAAGGIGGFYLPVIMGIAKESTGSYQMGFATFGGLSAVAFALVVVHRTRWLEWALPKESLAVVEAPNAIPAAALRVDSEA
- a CDS encoding GNAT family N-acetyltransferase → MVTIREAAFPEHVEAVRAIFREYAESLGIDLRFQNFEEELANLPGKYSAPDGRLLLACEQGREIGCVAMRPIDSATCEMKRLYVRPQGRGRGLGRRLAESICEIANESGYRRIRLDTLPTMTEAQALYAAMGFRPIPSYVFNPISGTQYLELDLVAWRSNRT